One stretch of Croceibacterium atlanticum DNA includes these proteins:
- a CDS encoding glutathione S-transferase family protein, with product MLKLYSFGPGANSLKPMLTLYEKGLEYEQHLLNPAKFEHHSDWFKEINPRGQVPALWDDGKVVTESTVICEYLEDAHPTEVKLRPEDPFDRAQMRIWTKWVDEYFCWCVSTIGWHRGVRQMAQQLSDDEFEEHLKKIPIPEQQVKWRRAREGFPQDLLDEEMRKIGVSVRKLDDHLADNEWLAGGMYSLADICNFAIANGMQFGFAELVNKEDTPHLLRWIEQINDRPKVKAMFDAVPREKLGGPKD from the coding sequence ATGCTCAAGCTCTACAGCTTCGGTCCAGGTGCCAATTCGCTGAAACCCATGCTCACCCTGTATGAAAAGGGTCTGGAGTATGAGCAGCATTTGCTGAACCCCGCCAAATTCGAACATCATTCTGACTGGTTCAAGGAAATCAATCCGCGCGGCCAGGTCCCCGCCTTGTGGGATGACGGCAAGGTCGTGACTGAAAGCACGGTGATCTGCGAATATCTGGAAGATGCGCATCCCACCGAAGTCAAATTACGGCCGGAGGATCCGTTCGACCGGGCGCAGATGCGCATCTGGACCAAGTGGGTGGACGAATATTTCTGCTGGTGTGTTTCCACCATCGGCTGGCACCGCGGCGTGCGCCAGATGGCGCAGCAATTGTCGGATGACGAGTTCGAGGAACATCTGAAAAAGATCCCGATCCCCGAACAGCAAGTGAAATGGCGCCGGGCCCGCGAAGGCTTCCCGCAGGATCTCCTGGACGAGGAAATGCGCAAGATCGGCGTGTCCGTGCGCAAGCTGGACGATCATCTGGCCGATAATGAATGGCTGGCAGGCGGGATGTATTCGCTGGCCGATATCTGCAATTTCGCCATCGCGAACGGAATGCAGTTCGGCTTTGCGGAACTGGTGAACAAGGAAGACACACCGCATCTGCTGCGCTGGATCGAACAGATCAATGACCGTCCGAAGGTCAAGGCGATGTTCGATGCCGTGCCGCGCGAAAAGCTGGGCGGCCCGAAGGATTGA
- a CDS encoding methyl-accepting chemotaxis protein, protein MEVFGIDQENASVIDRIPLHCGDVTVGCSDVAGIVQAVINSSTRLRSEYLALEETVAALEADENNIGNACEESRILSHRAMERLGEGTQQIHASLGVVTELLELADTLTQHVTGFAAAMAQVRQCSVDINNIAETTNILSLNAAIEAARAGEAGRGFAVVASEVKSLAGKTRDATDEIARTIDALGIEAENVITRIEDGARASSEAKGSVAQIAQTIDGVSELVGEVDAQNETIANASRKVGGHVVSIRGVLGNFASVAQDNETELRRAHSRMEELELTASAMFDTIVHADLSPMDSAMVACTEEIARDILAVTENALASGELSEADLFDTDYCEIPGSSPTRYTTRMCDWADRRWQPLLDRLANSDPRVLTTACSDMNGYLPTHMSRYSQAPTGELSHDTRFCRKGRKIFDAIDAKAKQSTAPFMMAAYRHESDGKTYRVVRNIYMPISFNGRRWGDLELAYCFD, encoded by the coding sequence ATGGAAGTTTTTGGCATCGACCAGGAGAATGCGAGCGTTATCGATCGCATTCCCCTGCATTGCGGCGATGTGACTGTCGGATGCAGCGATGTTGCAGGCATTGTGCAGGCAGTCATCAATTCATCCACACGCTTGCGCAGCGAATATCTCGCGCTTGAAGAAACCGTTGCGGCGCTGGAAGCCGATGAGAACAATATCGGCAATGCCTGCGAAGAATCGCGTATCCTGTCCCATCGCGCGATGGAACGGTTGGGAGAGGGCACGCAGCAAATTCACGCTTCTCTCGGCGTGGTTACCGAATTGCTGGAACTGGCCGACACGCTGACCCAGCATGTCACGGGCTTCGCCGCGGCCATGGCGCAGGTGCGGCAATGCTCTGTCGATATCAACAACATCGCCGAGACGACCAATATTCTGTCGCTGAACGCGGCCATCGAGGCGGCCCGCGCCGGCGAGGCCGGTCGCGGTTTCGCAGTTGTTGCAAGCGAAGTGAAAAGTCTCGCCGGCAAGACGCGCGATGCGACGGACGAAATCGCCCGGACCATCGACGCGCTGGGAATAGAGGCCGAGAACGTCATCACCCGGATAGAGGATGGTGCGCGCGCCAGCAGCGAGGCGAAGGGCTCCGTGGCGCAGATCGCCCAGACGATAGATGGCGTCAGCGAACTGGTCGGCGAAGTGGACGCCCAGAACGAAACGATTGCCAATGCCAGCCGGAAGGTCGGCGGCCATGTGGTTTCCATTCGTGGCGTGCTCGGCAATTTCGCATCGGTGGCGCAGGACAACGAGACTGAACTGCGCCGTGCCCATTCCCGCATGGAGGAGCTGGAACTGACGGCCAGCGCCATGTTCGACACGATCGTACATGCCGACCTGTCGCCGATGGACAGCGCCATGGTGGCCTGCACAGAGGAGATCGCGCGCGATATCCTGGCGGTGACGGAAAACGCCCTGGCATCAGGCGAACTGAGCGAGGCCGATCTTTTCGACACCGATTATTGCGAAATTCCCGGCTCGTCTCCTACGCGCTACACCACGCGTATGTGCGACTGGGCGGACCGGCGCTGGCAACCGCTGCTGGATCGCCTTGCCAATTCCGATCCGCGCGTCCTGACCACGGCATGTAGCGACATGAACGGCTATCTGCCCACGCATATGAGCCGGTATTCGCAGGCGCCGACTGGTGAATTGTCCCACGACACGCGCTTTTGCCGCAAGGGACGCAAGATCTTCGATGCGATCGACGCCAAGGCCAAGCAAAGCACGGCACCATTCATGATGGCTGCCTACCGTCATGAAAGCGATGGCAAGACCTATCGCGTCGTGCGCAACATCTACATGCCGATCAGCTTCAACGGCCGCCGCTGGGGCGACCTGGAACTGGCCTATTGCTTCGACTGA
- a CDS encoding serine hydrolase has product MHKLVLAFLLAVIPVGAWARDSAPILDQRAEDIVAALNHEQDPADVFGLNFLSQVPPEQLDMLLGQLTSQFGTLLGVEFVEPIGSTGGARIALRFERAIGKGLFQLEPSGERKIAGFRLTEFQPVEDNAGKVSSDLQALPGSVSVYFAPLEGGSPILSINADRQLAIGSTFKLYVLAALTRSIAEGEHGWDEVIALGKRSFPSGQMQDWPDKAPVTAQTLASMMISISDNTATDTLIRLIGRDAVEAELAASGHSQPSLNVPFMTTREMFTMKAGPDDVLAAYRAGSASERERILSDIGDRPLELAQISEAFAAGPRAIDVEWLASGQDIAGIFRHIVALGDQTALDILAINPALSEDQQAGWPYIGYKGGSEPGVLNLSWLLRNEEGAYYVLSMGWNNPEAVLDQPAFELLSQRVLALGSTGE; this is encoded by the coding sequence ATGCACAAGCTGGTTCTGGCTTTTCTGCTGGCGGTCATTCCCGTGGGGGCGTGGGCCCGGGATAGCGCCCCGATCCTGGACCAGCGGGCGGAGGACATCGTTGCCGCGCTGAATCACGAACAGGATCCGGCGGACGTTTTCGGGCTCAATTTCCTGTCCCAGGTACCGCCCGAACAGCTCGACATGTTGCTGGGGCAATTGACGAGCCAGTTTGGCACGCTTCTCGGCGTGGAATTTGTCGAGCCGATTGGCAGCACCGGCGGTGCCCGGATCGCGCTTCGGTTTGAAAGGGCAATCGGTAAGGGGCTGTTCCAGCTCGAACCATCAGGCGAACGCAAGATTGCCGGTTTCCGCCTGACCGAGTTTCAGCCGGTGGAGGACAATGCCGGCAAGGTCAGTTCCGATCTGCAGGCCCTGCCCGGCAGTGTTTCGGTCTATTTCGCCCCGTTGGAAGGCGGCAGTCCGATCCTGTCGATCAATGCGGATCGGCAGCTGGCGATCGGATCGACATTCAAGCTTTATGTGCTGGCCGCCCTCACCCGATCAATCGCGGAGGGTGAACATGGCTGGGATGAAGTGATCGCGCTGGGCAAACGCTCTTTCCCCAGCGGCCAGATGCAGGACTGGCCGGACAAGGCGCCGGTCACGGCGCAGACTCTCGCCAGCATGATGATTTCCATCAGCGACAATACCGCCACAGACACGCTGATCCGCCTGATCGGGCGCGATGCGGTGGAGGCCGAACTGGCCGCCTCGGGCCATTCGCAACCATCGCTGAACGTGCCCTTCATGACGACACGAGAAATGTTCACGATGAAGGCAGGGCCTGACGATGTCCTTGCCGCCTATCGCGCCGGCTCCGCGTCGGAGCGGGAACGGATCCTGTCCGATATCGGCGACAGGCCACTGGAACTGGCGCAGATATCCGAAGCCTTTGCCGCTGGGCCGCGTGCTATTGACGTCGAATGGCTGGCTTCAGGGCAGGACATCGCGGGAATCTTCCGCCATATCGTCGCGCTGGGGGACCAGACGGCGCTGGATATTCTCGCCATCAATCCCGCCTTATCGGAGGATCAACAGGCTGGCTGGCCCTATATCGGTTACAAGGGCGGTTCGGAGCCGGGCGTACTCAATCTCAGCTGGCTGCTGCGCAATGAGGAAGGCGCATATTACGTGCTCTCCATGGGCTGGAACAACCCGGAGGCCGTGCTGGATCAGCCCGCCTTCGAATTGTTGTCGCAACGTGTGCTCGCATTGGGCAGCACCGGCGAGTGA